Proteins encoded together in one Nitrosopumilus sp. window:
- a CDS encoding nascent polypeptide-associated complex protein encodes MMRGGNREMRRMMDKMGLDMSEIPNVQEVIIKTDKKEIIVTKPSVTEMKAKENSIFTVTADSYEERELEVPIFSDEDIQLVSQQAGVDEEKARVALEEAKGDLARAILLLTTG; translated from the coding sequence ATGATGCGTGGTGGAAATCGCGAAATGCGAAGAATGATGGATAAGATGGGGCTTGATATGAGTGAGATTCCTAATGTTCAAGAAGTAATCATAAAGACAGATAAAAAAGAAATCATTGTAACCAAACCATCTGTAACTGAAATGAAGGCAAAAGAAAATTCAATTTTCACAGTTACTGCAGATAGTTATGAAGAAAGAGAACTAGAAGTTCCAATTTTCTCTGATGAGGATATTCAATTAGTTAGTCAGCAAGCTGGAGTTGATGAAGAAAAAGCTAGGGTTGCTTTAGAGGAAGCAAAAGGCGATCTAGCCCGAGCAATATTACTTCTGACAACTGGATAA
- a CDS encoding phage head-tail connector protein, which translates to MAESKVTGIIKSLNELENDLDSLTSKVADMKKQLSIKATTEIDSLLEKTREMATKEAETMINASKEKATAESAKIAQAGEAKLSETQSNIDANFDEAVKHVVSTVLKA; encoded by the coding sequence ATGGCTGAATCCAAAGTTACTGGAATAATCAAGTCTCTAAATGAACTTGAAAATGATCTTGATTCTCTTACAAGCAAAGTAGCAGATATGAAAAAACAACTTTCAATCAAAGCAACCACCGAAATTGACTCACTATTAGAAAAAACAAGAGAAATGGCTACAAAAGAAGCAGAAACTATGATTAATGCTTCTAAAGAAAAGGCCACAGCAGAATCTGCAAAAATTGCTCAGGCTGGTGAGGCTAAACTATCAGAAACTCAATCAAATATTGATGCAAATTTTGATGAAGCAGTAAAACATGTCGTGTCAACTGTTTTGAAGGCATAA